A single window of Pogoniulus pusillus isolate bPogPus1 chromosome 11, bPogPus1.pri, whole genome shotgun sequence DNA harbors:
- the NOP56 gene encoding nucleolar protein 56, producing MVLLHVLFEHAAGYALFAVREVEEISLLLPQVEESVLTIGKFHNVVKLVAFSPFRSAQSALENINAISEGILHEDLRLLLETSMPAKKKKALLGVADPKIGAAILEELGYQCQTGGVVAEIMRGIRLHFHALVKGLTAQSASKAQLGLGHSYSRAKVKFNVNRVDNMIIQSISLLDQLDKDINTFSMRVREWYGYHFPELIKIVPENYTYCRLAKFIGNRKELSEESLEGLEEIVMDSAKAQAILEASRSSMGMDISPLDLINIESFSSRVISLSEYRKGLQEYLRSKMSQVAPSLSALIGEVVGARLISHAGSLMNLAKYPASTVQILGAEKALFRALKTRGNTPKYGLIFHSTFIGRAAAKNKGRISRYLANKCTIASRIDCFSEVPTSVFGDKLREQVEERLAFYETGEPPRKNLEVMKEAVVEANEVVAEVKRKLEKKEKKRKKREKKRLEALAAAAEEVENSVMEVEENDTEPKKKKKKKQQELEASSEQELEAASEPEQNGLDEEEPLSKRKRKLSVETAEEEEEKKKKKKKKKKTAKDLED from the exons ATG GTGCTGCTGCACGTGCTGTTCGAGCACGCCGCCGGCTACGCGCTCTTCGCCGTGCGGGAGGTGGAGGAgatcagcctgctgctgccgcaG GTGGAGGAGAGCGTCCTGACTATCGGCAAGTTCCACAACGTGGTGAAGCTGGTGGCCTTCTCCCCCTTCAGATCGGCTCAGAGCGCCTTGGAGAACATTAATGCTATCTCCGAGG GGATCCTCCATGAGGACCtgcggctgctgctggagacctCGATGCCAGCCAAGAAGAAGAAGGCGCTGCTGGGAGTGGCTGACCCCAAGATCGGAGCTGCCAtcctggaggagctgggctACCAGTGCCAGACCGGAGGGGTTGTGGCCGAGATCATGCGGG GGATCCGCCTGCACTTCCACgcgctggtgaagggtctgaccGCCCAGTCGGCCTCCAAGGCCCAGCTGGGCCTTGGGCACAGCTACTCGCGGGCCAAGGTGAAGTTCAACGTCAACCGCGTGGACaacatgatcatccagtccatcagCCTGCTGGATCAGCTGGACAAGGACATCAACACCTTCTCCATGCGCGTGCG GGAGTGGTATGGGTACCACTTCCCCGAGCTGATCAAGATCGTCCCTGAGAACTACACCTACTGCCGTCTGGCCAAGTTCATCGGCAACCGCAAGGAGCTCAGCGAGGAGagcctggaggggctggaggagatcGTCATGGACAGCGCCAAGGCACAGGCCATCCTGGAGGCCTCCCGCTCCTCCATGG GGATGGACATCTCCCCACTTGACCTCATCAACAttgagagcttctccagccgAGTCATCTCCCTGTCTGAGTACCGCAAGGGCCTGCAGGAGTACCTCCGCTCCAAGATGAGCCAGGTGGCTCCCAGCCTCTCGGCGCTAATTGGCGAGGTG GTGGGAGCCCGCCTCATCTCCCATGCTGGCAGCCTGATGAACCTGGCCAAGTATCCAGCCTCGACAGTGCAGATCCTGGGGGCTGAGAAGGCCCTTTTCAG GGCTCTGAAGACACGAGGCAACACCCCCAAGTATGGGCTGATTTTCCACTCCACCTTCATCGGGCGAGCAGCTGCCAAGAACAAGGGCCGCATCTCGCGCTACCTGGCCAACAAGTGCACCATCGCCTCTCGCATCGACTGCTTCTCAG AGGTCCCCACCAGCGTGTTTGGGGACAAGCTGCGGGAGCAGGTGGAGGAGCGCTTGGCCTTCTACGAGACGGGGGAGCCGCCCCGCAAGAACCTGGAGGTGATGAAGGAGGCGGTGGTGGAG GCAAATGAGGTGGTGGCTgaggtgaagaggaagctggagaagaaggagaagaagaggaagaagcgggagaagaagaggctggaggctctggctgcagctgcagaggaggtggagaacTCAGTAATGGAGGTGGAG GAGAACGACACAGAGcccaagaagaaaaagaagaagaagcagcaggagctggaggccagctccgagcaggagctggaggctgcTTCAGAGCCAGAGCAGAATGGGCTGGATGAGGAGGAGCCTTTGtccaagaggaaaaggaaactgTCAGtggaaactgctgaggaagaagaggagaagaagaagaagaagaaaaagaagaagaagacagCCAAGGACTTGGAGGATTAG
- the DCTN1 gene encoding dynactin subunit 1 isoform X5 — MSVEASSKPLKVGSRVEVIGKGHRGTVAYVGATLFATGKWVGVILDEAKGKNDGTVQGKKYFTCEENHGIFVRQSQIQIFEDGADTTSPETPESAALKVPKRDSLDAAKASKLRGAKPKKAPATRKTTARRPKPTRTPNSAASSGTAGPSGSASASGGEMSSSEPSTPAQTPLVAPVIPSPSLTSPVAPPVPSPTKEEENLRSQVRDLEEKLETLKIKRNEDKAKLKELEKYKIQLEQVQEWKSKMQEQQADLQKRLKEAKKEAKDALEAKERYMEEMADTADAIEMATLDKEMAEERAESLQQEVDSLKEKVEYLTMDLEILKHEIEEKGSDGAASSYQVKQLEEQNARLKEALVRMRDLSASEKQEHVKLQKQMEKKNTELESLRQQREKLLEEVKQAEKTVDELKEQVDAALGAEEMVETLTERNLDLEEKVRELRETVGDLEAMNEMNDELQENARETELELREQLDMATARVREAEKRVEAAQETVADYQQTIKKYRELTAHLQDVNRELMSQQEASAEKQQQPPPEMFDFKIKFAETKAHAKAIEMELRQMEVQQANRHVSLLTSFMPDSFLRHGGDHDCVLVLLLIPRLICKAELISKQAQEKFDLSENCAERSGLRGAAGEQLSFAAGLVYSLSLLQATLHKYEQALNKCSVEVYKKVGMLYPEMSVHERSLDFLIELLHKDQLDETVNVEPLTKAIKYYQHLYSIHLADQAEDCTMQLADHIKFTQSALDCMGVEVCRLRAFLQGGQEASDLAILLKDLETSCSDIRQFCKKIRRRMPGTDAPGIPAALGFGQQVSDTLLDCRKHLTWVVAVLQEVAAAGAQMIAPLAENEGLQAVKLEDLAFKASEQIYGAQGINPYECLRQSCSILIATMNKMATAMQEGEYDADRPQTKPTPPAELRAAALRAEITDAEGLGLKLEDRETVIKELKKSLKIKGEELSEANVRLSLLEKKLDSASKDADDRVEKIQTKLDETQTLLKKKEKEFEETMDALQADIDQLESEKVELKQRLNNQSKRTIEGLRGSPASGVASIVSGIAGEEQQRGVGAAQMNGGGSGPVQVKDSPLLLQQIDALQLSIKHLKNENNWLKGAQMKMELASLAPLQVAKVSLPKNRQGEGLATQTLYRKTSQLLETLYQMSANAKVLDMKQSKSARSSSTRLLEQTARLCALKNTIDTLRDDTMREAVQQQMGASVPTNFGIFPSSSFLKAKREQEEGLACYGRVTFPCAPGHGQAHRLLLTPDLLHGLRTHFGP, encoded by the exons GCCCCGGCGACACGGAAG ACCACGGCCAGGCGGCCCAAG CCCACCCGGACCCCCAACTCTGCAGCATCCAGCGGCACCGCCGGGCCCTCAggctcagcctctgcctccGGCGGGGAGATGAGCAGCAGCGAGCCCAGCACACCTGCTCAGACACCACTGGTGGCCCCAGTGATCCCCAGTCCCTCCCTGACCTCACCCGtggcacccccagttccctcacccaCAAAG gaggaggagaatctccGTTCTCAAGTCAGGGACCTGGAGGAGAAACTGGAGACTCTGAAGATAAAGAGAAATGAAGACAAAGCAAAGCTTAAAGAGCTTGAGAAGTACAAgatccagctggagcaggtgcaggagTGGAAGAGCAaaatgcaagagcagcaggctgaCCTCCAGAAGCGTTTGAAGGAGGCCAAGAAG GAAGCCAAAGATGCCTTGGAAGCCAAGGAGCGCTACATGGAGGAGATGGCAGACACGGCTGATGCCATCGAGATGGCCACCCTGGACAAGGAGATGGCAGAGGAGCGAGCAGagtccctgcagcaggaggtggaCTCCCTTAAAGAGAAGGTGGAATATCTTACCATGGACCTGGAGATCCTGAAGCACGAGATCGAGGAGAAAG GCTCGGATGGAGCAGCCTCCAGTTACCAGGTCAAACAGCTGGAAGAGCAGAATGCAAGACTCAAGGAAGCCCTTGTCAG GATGAGGGACTTGTCTGCCTCAGAGAAGCAGGAACATGTGAAGCTTCAAAAACAAATGGAGAAGAAGAACACGGAGCTGGAGTCCTTGAGACAGCAGAGGGAGAAGCTTCTGGAGGAGGTGAAGCAGGCAGAGAAAACAGTTGATGAGCTAAAGGAGCAG GTGGATGCTGCCTTGGGTGCTGAAGAGATGGTGGAGACTCTGACAGAGAGAAACTTGGACCTGGAGGAGAAGGTCCGGGAGCTGCGCGAGACCGTTGGGGACCTG GAAGCCATGAACGAGATGAACGACGAGCTGCAGGAGAATGCCCGGGAGACGGAGCTGGAGCTGCGGGAGCAGCTGGACATGGCCACGGCGCGGGTGCGCGAGGCCGAGAAGCGCGTGGAGGCGGCGCAGGAGACCGTGGCCGACTACCAGCAGACCATCAAAAAGTACAGAGAGCTCACAGCACACCTTCAG GACGTGAACCGAGAGCTCATGAGTCAGCAAGAAGCCTCTgcggagaagcagcagcagcctcctcccgAGATGTTTGACTTCAAGATTAAGTTTGCAGAGACAAAAGCCCATGCTAAG GCCATCGAGATGGAGCTGCGGCAGATGGAGGTGCAGCAGGCCAACCGCCACGtctccctcctcacctccttcATGCCCGACAGCTTCCTGCGCCACGGAGGGGACCACGACTGcgtcctggtgctgctgctcatccCTCGCCTCATCTGCAAG GCCGAGCTGATCAGCAAACAGGCTCAGGAGAAGTTTGATCTGAGCGAGAACTGCGCTGAGCGCAGTGGGCTGCGGGGAGCAGCGGGCGAGCAGCTGAGCTTTGCGGCTGGCCTGGTTTATTccctgagcctgctgcaggccaccCTGCACAAATATGAACA GGCCCTCAACAAGTGCAGCGTGGAGGTGTACAAGAAGGTGGGGATGCTGTACCCTGAGATGAGCGTCCATGAGCGCTCCCTCGACTTCCTGATCGAGCTGCTGCACAAGGACCAGCTGGATGAGACTGTCAACGTGGAGCCACTCACCAAAGCCATCAAGTACTACCAG CATCTGTACAGCATCCACCTGGCTGACCAGGCTGAAGATTGCACTATGCAGCTGGCTGACCACATCAAG ttCACCCAGAGTGCCTTGGACTGCATGGGGGTGGAGGTGTGCCGGCTGcgagccttcctgcag GGTGGGCAGGAGGCATCTGACCTTGCCATCCTCCTGAAGGACCTGGAGACCTCCTGCAGTGACATCAGGCAGTTCTGCAAGAAGATCAGGCGCCGCATGCCTGGCACCGACGCTCCGGGAATCCCTGCGGCACTGGGCTTCGGGCAGCAG GTGTCGGACACGCTGCTGGACTGCCGCAAGCATCTGACGTGGGTGGTGGCcgtgctgcaggaggtggctgctgctggggcacagaTGATAGCTCCTCTGGCTGAGAATgaggggctgcaggctgtgaagctGGAGGATCTGGCCTTCAAAGCCAGCGAGCAG ATCTATGGTGCTCAGGGCATCAACCCCTATGAGTGTCTGCGTCAgtcctgcagcatcctcatTGCCACCATGAACAAGATGGCCACAGCCATGCAGGAGGGAGAGTATGATGCAGACAGGCCACAGACCAAG CCCACCCCACCTGCCGAGCTGCGGGCAGCGGCTCTCCGGGCAGAGATCACcgatgctgaggggctggggctgaaGCTGGAGGACAGGGAGACAGTCATCAAAGAGCTGAAGAAGTCTCTCAAGATCAAG GGTGAGGAGCTCAGTGAAGCAAATGTGCGGCTTAGCCTCCTGGAGAAGAAGCTGGACAGTGCATCCAAGGATGCAGATGATCGTGTGGAGAAGATAcagaccaagctggatgagaccCAGACGCTGctcaaaaagaaagagaa GGAGTTTGAGGAGACCATGGATGCTCTTCAGGCAGATATCGACCAGCTGGAGTCAGAGAAGGTGGAGCTGAAGCAGCGCTTGAACAACCAATCCAAGAGAACCATCGAGGGCCTGCGCGGGTCCCCTGCCTCCGGGGTCGCCTCCATCGTGTCCGGCATCGCCGGAG aggaacagcagagag GTGTCGGTGCCGCGCAGATGAACGGCGGTGGCTCAGGCCCTGTCCAGGTGAAGGACtcacctctgcttctccagcaaATCGATGCCTTGCAGCTCTCCATCAAGCACCTCAAGAATGAGAATAACTGGCTGAag GGAGCCCAGATGAAGATGGAACTGGCCAGCCTGGCACCTCTGCAGGTAGCCAAGGTCTCCCTCCCCAAGAACCGTCAGGGAGAAGGCCTGGCCACACAAACACTGTATCGCAAGACCAGCCAGCTCCTGGAGACCCTCTACCAGATGAGCGCCAATGCCAAGGTGCTGGACATGAAGCAGTCCAAGTCAG CACGGAGCTCCTCGACgcggctgctggagcagacagCTCGGCTCTGCGCCCTCAAAAACACCATTGACACCCTGAGG GATGACACAATGAGGGAGGCAGTTCAACAGCAGATGGGTGCCAGTGTGCCTACCAATTTTGGCATCTTCCCCTCATCCTCCTTCCTCAAG GCTAAgcgggagcaggaggagggccTGGCGTGCTACGGCCGCGTTACCTTCCCCTGCGCCCCGGGCCACGGTCAGGCTCACCGCCTGCTGCTCACCCCCGACCTGCTCCACGGGCTCCGCACGCACTTCGGGCCCTGA
- the DCTN1 gene encoding dynactin subunit 1 isoform X8, which translates to MMRQAPATRKTTARRPKPTRTPNSAASSGTAGPSGSASASGGEMSSSEPSTPAQTPLVAPVIPSPSLTSPVAPPVPSPTKEEENLRSQVRDLEEKLETLKIKRNEDKAKLKELEKYKIQLEQVQEWKSKMQEQQADLQKRLKEAKKEAKDALEAKERYMEEMADTADAIEMATLDKEMAEERAESLQQEVDSLKEKVEYLTMDLEILKHEIEEKGSDGAASSYQVKQLEEQNARLKEALVRMRDLSASEKQEHVKLQKQMEKKNTELESLRQQREKLLEEVKQAEKTVDELKEQVDAALGAEEMVETLTERNLDLEEKVRELRETVGDLEAMNEMNDELQENARETELELREQLDMATARVREAEKRVEAAQETVADYQQTIKKYRELTAHLQDVNRELMSQQEASAEKQQQPPPEMFDFKIKFAETKAHAKAIEMELRQMEVQQANRHVSLLTSFMPDSFLRHGGDHDCVLVLLLIPRLICKAELISKQAQEKFDLSENCAERSGLRGAAGEQLSFAAGLVYSLSLLQATLHKYEQALNKCSVEVYKKVGMLYPEMSVHERSLDFLIELLHKDQLDETVNVEPLTKAIKYYQHLYSIHLADQAEDCTMQLADHIKFTQSALDCMGVEVCRLRAFLQGGQEASDLAILLKDLETSCSDIRQFCKKIRRRMPGTDAPGIPAALGFGQQVSDTLLDCRKHLTWVVAVLQEVAAAGAQMIAPLAENEGLQAVKLEDLAFKASEQIYGAQGINPYECLRQSCSILIATMNKMATAMQEGEYDADRPQTKPTPPAELRAAALRAEITDAEGLGLKLEDRETVIKELKKSLKIKGEELSEANVRLSLLEKKLDSASKDADDRVEKIQTKLDETQTLLKKKEKEFEETMDALQADIDQLESEKVELKQRLNNQSKRTIEGLRGSPASGVASIVSGIAGGVGAAQMNGGGSGPVQVKDSPLLLQQIDALQLSIKHLKNENNWLKGAQMKMELASLAPLQVAKVSLPKNRQGEGLATQTLYRKTSQLLETLYQMSANAKVLDMKQSKSARSSSTRLLEQTARLCALKNTIDTLRDDTMREAVQQQMGASVPTNFGIFPSSSFLKAKREQEEGLACYGRVTFPCAPGHGQAHRLLLTPDLLHGLRTHFGP; encoded by the exons ATGATGAGGCAGGCCCCGGCGACACGGAAG ACCACGGCCAGGCGGCCCAAG CCCACCCGGACCCCCAACTCTGCAGCATCCAGCGGCACCGCCGGGCCCTCAggctcagcctctgcctccGGCGGGGAGATGAGCAGCAGCGAGCCCAGCACACCTGCTCAGACACCACTGGTGGCCCCAGTGATCCCCAGTCCCTCCCTGACCTCACCCGtggcacccccagttccctcacccaCAAAG gaggaggagaatctccGTTCTCAAGTCAGGGACCTGGAGGAGAAACTGGAGACTCTGAAGATAAAGAGAAATGAAGACAAAGCAAAGCTTAAAGAGCTTGAGAAGTACAAgatccagctggagcaggtgcaggagTGGAAGAGCAaaatgcaagagcagcaggctgaCCTCCAGAAGCGTTTGAAGGAGGCCAAGAAG GAAGCCAAAGATGCCTTGGAAGCCAAGGAGCGCTACATGGAGGAGATGGCAGACACGGCTGATGCCATCGAGATGGCCACCCTGGACAAGGAGATGGCAGAGGAGCGAGCAGagtccctgcagcaggaggtggaCTCCCTTAAAGAGAAGGTGGAATATCTTACCATGGACCTGGAGATCCTGAAGCACGAGATCGAGGAGAAAG GCTCGGATGGAGCAGCCTCCAGTTACCAGGTCAAACAGCTGGAAGAGCAGAATGCAAGACTCAAGGAAGCCCTTGTCAG GATGAGGGACTTGTCTGCCTCAGAGAAGCAGGAACATGTGAAGCTTCAAAAACAAATGGAGAAGAAGAACACGGAGCTGGAGTCCTTGAGACAGCAGAGGGAGAAGCTTCTGGAGGAGGTGAAGCAGGCAGAGAAAACAGTTGATGAGCTAAAGGAGCAG GTGGATGCTGCCTTGGGTGCTGAAGAGATGGTGGAGACTCTGACAGAGAGAAACTTGGACCTGGAGGAGAAGGTCCGGGAGCTGCGCGAGACCGTTGGGGACCTG GAAGCCATGAACGAGATGAACGACGAGCTGCAGGAGAATGCCCGGGAGACGGAGCTGGAGCTGCGGGAGCAGCTGGACATGGCCACGGCGCGGGTGCGCGAGGCCGAGAAGCGCGTGGAGGCGGCGCAGGAGACCGTGGCCGACTACCAGCAGACCATCAAAAAGTACAGAGAGCTCACAGCACACCTTCAG GACGTGAACCGAGAGCTCATGAGTCAGCAAGAAGCCTCTgcggagaagcagcagcagcctcctcccgAGATGTTTGACTTCAAGATTAAGTTTGCAGAGACAAAAGCCCATGCTAAG GCCATCGAGATGGAGCTGCGGCAGATGGAGGTGCAGCAGGCCAACCGCCACGtctccctcctcacctccttcATGCCCGACAGCTTCCTGCGCCACGGAGGGGACCACGACTGcgtcctggtgctgctgctcatccCTCGCCTCATCTGCAAG GCCGAGCTGATCAGCAAACAGGCTCAGGAGAAGTTTGATCTGAGCGAGAACTGCGCTGAGCGCAGTGGGCTGCGGGGAGCAGCGGGCGAGCAGCTGAGCTTTGCGGCTGGCCTGGTTTATTccctgagcctgctgcaggccaccCTGCACAAATATGAACA GGCCCTCAACAAGTGCAGCGTGGAGGTGTACAAGAAGGTGGGGATGCTGTACCCTGAGATGAGCGTCCATGAGCGCTCCCTCGACTTCCTGATCGAGCTGCTGCACAAGGACCAGCTGGATGAGACTGTCAACGTGGAGCCACTCACCAAAGCCATCAAGTACTACCAG CATCTGTACAGCATCCACCTGGCTGACCAGGCTGAAGATTGCACTATGCAGCTGGCTGACCACATCAAG ttCACCCAGAGTGCCTTGGACTGCATGGGGGTGGAGGTGTGCCGGCTGcgagccttcctgcag GGTGGGCAGGAGGCATCTGACCTTGCCATCCTCCTGAAGGACCTGGAGACCTCCTGCAGTGACATCAGGCAGTTCTGCAAGAAGATCAGGCGCCGCATGCCTGGCACCGACGCTCCGGGAATCCCTGCGGCACTGGGCTTCGGGCAGCAG GTGTCGGACACGCTGCTGGACTGCCGCAAGCATCTGACGTGGGTGGTGGCcgtgctgcaggaggtggctgctgctggggcacagaTGATAGCTCCTCTGGCTGAGAATgaggggctgcaggctgtgaagctGGAGGATCTGGCCTTCAAAGCCAGCGAGCAG ATCTATGGTGCTCAGGGCATCAACCCCTATGAGTGTCTGCGTCAgtcctgcagcatcctcatTGCCACCATGAACAAGATGGCCACAGCCATGCAGGAGGGAGAGTATGATGCAGACAGGCCACAGACCAAG CCCACCCCACCTGCCGAGCTGCGGGCAGCGGCTCTCCGGGCAGAGATCACcgatgctgaggggctggggctgaaGCTGGAGGACAGGGAGACAGTCATCAAAGAGCTGAAGAAGTCTCTCAAGATCAAG GGTGAGGAGCTCAGTGAAGCAAATGTGCGGCTTAGCCTCCTGGAGAAGAAGCTGGACAGTGCATCCAAGGATGCAGATGATCGTGTGGAGAAGATAcagaccaagctggatgagaccCAGACGCTGctcaaaaagaaagagaa GGAGTTTGAGGAGACCATGGATGCTCTTCAGGCAGATATCGACCAGCTGGAGTCAGAGAAGGTGGAGCTGAAGCAGCGCTTGAACAACCAATCCAAGAGAACCATCGAGGGCCTGCGCGGGTCCCCTGCCTCCGGGGTCGCCTCCATCGTGTCCGGCATCGCCGGAG GTGTCGGTGCCGCGCAGATGAACGGCGGTGGCTCAGGCCCTGTCCAGGTGAAGGACtcacctctgcttctccagcaaATCGATGCCTTGCAGCTCTCCATCAAGCACCTCAAGAATGAGAATAACTGGCTGAag GGAGCCCAGATGAAGATGGAACTGGCCAGCCTGGCACCTCTGCAGGTAGCCAAGGTCTCCCTCCCCAAGAACCGTCAGGGAGAAGGCCTGGCCACACAAACACTGTATCGCAAGACCAGCCAGCTCCTGGAGACCCTCTACCAGATGAGCGCCAATGCCAAGGTGCTGGACATGAAGCAGTCCAAGTCAG CACGGAGCTCCTCGACgcggctgctggagcagacagCTCGGCTCTGCGCCCTCAAAAACACCATTGACACCCTGAGG GATGACACAATGAGGGAGGCAGTTCAACAGCAGATGGGTGCCAGTGTGCCTACCAATTTTGGCATCTTCCCCTCATCCTCCTTCCTCAAG GCTAAgcgggagcaggaggagggccTGGCGTGCTACGGCCGCGTTACCTTCCCCTGCGCCCCGGGCCACGGTCAGGCTCACCGCCTGCTGCTCACCCCCGACCTGCTCCACGGGCTCCGCACGCACTTCGGGCCCTGA